A section of the Candidatus Cloacimonas sp. genome encodes:
- the rpsU gene encoding 30S ribosomal protein S21, which translates to MPTVVAKENESFDILLKRFKKKCEKAAILSEIKKNQAYEKPSVRKKREENTSRRKILKMQRRMQRYLK; encoded by the coding sequence TTGCCTACAGTAGTAGCGAAGGAAAATGAAAGCTTCGATATCTTATTAAAACGCTTTAAGAAAAAATGCGAAAAGGCAGCTATTCTTTCAGAGATAAAAAAGAATCAGGCATACGAAAAGCCCAGCGTTAGAAAAAAACGCGAAGAAAATACTTCCCGGCGTAAAATTTTGAAGATGCAGCGCCGGATGCAACGCTATTTAAAGTAA
- a CDS encoding DUF1828 domain-containing protein produces the protein MNPIESLVDEFYKFLRQKTIMDLDKVTNWTRITTPFVGLFNDSIEIYAKKDKGNILLSDDGETIHNLELHGVSIFRSPKRKDILENILLNYGVTLSREGELTVEANEKNFPQKKLNLLSAISETNDLYVLSKQIVASVFKEDVQTYFKELDLIYTPNFISKGTTGLEFTFDYQIAYKKTEIVIKTFNTVNKLNLPQFLFTWSDIQPMRELQSGKKVIGLAIINDTEREVKSEYLDALRNKKTEYILWSDRYLSENINKLKVVNE, from the coding sequence ATGAATCCGATTGAATCATTAGTGGATGAATTTTACAAATTTCTCCGACAAAAGACCATAATGGATTTGGATAAGGTTACCAATTGGACAAGAATAACCACTCCTTTTGTGGGCTTATTCAATGATTCTATAGAAATTTATGCAAAAAAGGATAAAGGAAATATTCTCCTATCTGATGACGGAGAAACCATTCATAATCTGGAATTACACGGTGTATCTATATTCCGTTCACCTAAGCGGAAAGACATTTTAGAGAATATCTTACTAAATTATGGAGTTACATTATCCCGAGAAGGTGAATTAACCGTTGAAGCAAATGAAAAGAACTTCCCCCAAAAGAAACTGAATCTACTTTCAGCGATTTCAGAAACAAACGATCTTTATGTCCTTTCAAAACAGATAGTAGCGTCGGTGTTTAAAGAAGATGTGCAAACATATTTTAAAGAACTTGATCTCATTTACACTCCTAATTTCATCTCCAAAGGAACTACAGGGCTTGAATTCACTTTTGATTATCAAATTGCCTACAAAAAAACCGAGATTGTGATAAAGACATTTAATACAGTAAATAAGCTTAACCTACCCCAATTTTTGTTTACCTGGAGCGATATACAACCAATGCGTGAACTTCAATCTGGTAAAAAAGTTATTGGCTTGGCGATAATCAATGATACAGAACGAGAAGTAAAATCAGAATACCTTGATGCATTACGAAACAAGAAAACGGAATATATCCTTTGGAGTGATCGCTATTTGTCAGAAAATATAAACAAATTAAAAGTGGTTAATGAATGA
- a CDS encoding PfkB family carbohydrate kinase, with amino-acid sequence MQLRTNLAFIEPRDPTFHTGLELDYIMTLGLGFAPVFCCSGLTIQSEKGVEEIIPLNIQNFEAGIRKIALSDKVQYCKIGALCSVEQVNLLANTLSRKPKRKIIVDPVFAPTKGKAFLTESALPEFLQLLNLVDFITPNLPELSLLTGKDTTDFETAIEVGKELSQKTGVTVLLTGGHGKTDNIQEAMIKKKEVTIFHFPRRKWKYTHGTGCVFSTFFTCSLALGKDPIEAFTEASNFVRALFDAYNAKIYPQDQGIGVQSS; translated from the coding sequence ATGCAATTACGAACCAATCTGGCATTTATTGAACCCAGAGATCCTACCTTCCATACGGGTTTGGAACTGGACTATATAATGACTTTGGGCTTGGGGTTTGCTCCTGTTTTTTGTTGTAGCGGATTAACCATTCAAAGCGAAAAAGGAGTGGAAGAAATCATTCCCTTAAATATCCAGAACTTTGAAGCCGGTATTCGCAAAATAGCGCTTTCTGATAAAGTTCAATATTGCAAAATAGGTGCTTTATGCAGCGTTGAACAGGTTAATCTTCTGGCAAACACTCTGTCCCGAAAACCAAAGCGTAAAATTATTGTGGATCCGGTTTTTGCTCCAACCAAAGGGAAGGCATTTTTGACTGAATCAGCCCTGCCTGAATTTCTGCAACTGCTGAATCTGGTTGATTTTATCACTCCTAATTTGCCTGAACTATCCTTGTTAACAGGAAAAGATACAACTGATTTTGAGACGGCGATTGAGGTAGGAAAAGAACTTAGCCAAAAAACTGGAGTAACTGTTTTGCTTACTGGAGGGCACGGCAAAACAGATAATATTCAAGAAGCTATGATAAAAAAAAAGGAAGTAACTATTTTCCATTTTCCGCGTCGTAAATGGAAATATACGCACGGAACGGGTTGTGTGTTTTCCACCTTTTTTACTTGTTCTTTGGCTCTGGGAAAAGATCCGATTGAAGCATTTACCGAGGCATCTAACTTTGTGCGTGCACTTTTTGATGCCTATAATGCCAAAATTTATCCGCAAGATCAGGGAATAGGAGTGCAAAGTTCGTAG